The Osmerus eperlanus chromosome 15, fOsmEpe2.1, whole genome shotgun sequence genome includes a window with the following:
- the cdh19 gene encoding cadherin-7 isoform X1: protein MHQWTVRMSSPGALAIVIILSMITCWAWGEERASLGVEADHLSPGSGSGSTHRRLRRGWIWKQLFVPEEDPTPRVIGQLKSDYDRGEFSIKYILAGEGAGNVFEIDEFSGEIRTLQRLDREEKAFYVLQAQAINRRTEEPVEPQSEFIIKVQDINDNVPQFQNEPYVSSIPEMCPVGTTVAQVTATDADDPLFGNNAKLIYSILQGEPYFSVEPKTGIIVTSWANMDREARELYLVVVQVKDMLGLSGGYSSSTTVTVSLTDVNDNGPTFQHNQYTFSVPESAMVGTTVGRIMAEDGDMGVNARMNYSLEDLEESATFRIQTDPVTQEGVVLLAKPLDYETKRRFVMAAEAINNIVDTRFLSYNEFQDRTTLKIVVEDVDEPPVFLTPVYEWKVVENVVVGTVVGSVTARDNDAVNNPIRYSIDKSDIRKVFKIDPNNGTVTVAKPLDRESAAWHNMTITAKETKQNHLSSWVAVFIKVLDTNDNAPRLAREYQPYICEGTQAGELIQLLSAVDPDEPSEGHHFYFSMVPDKHINPNFTIRDNQDNTASILARRSSFTRRDRVQYELPVVVADSGSPALSSTSTLTIIVCSCQAGGRCPSGGVEALALSMGVSLQTTLGLLVCLATLTALSVLLLGVRRHRRKQQQALEEGEEEKGLELTEKVLRYGEPGRGGGRGGGGDMASCQPVPLRPHPRRRDRRLRREEVAASIRMSLRHSHLVGPDDEVFSQFILDRLEEADQDPYAPPFDCLRTYAFEGTGSATGSLSSLESYGSEASAERHACPRDPRPHLVRLTPWFGAAEEETTF from the exons ATGCACCAATGGACCGTGAGAATGAGCAGCCCTGGAGCGCTGGCCATAGTTATTATACTGTCCATGATAACCTGCTGGgcgtggggtgaggagagagcctCGCTGGGTGTGGAAGCCGACCATCTCTCTCCAGGCTCTGGCTCAGGCTCCACGCATCGCCGCCTCCGACGAGGCTGGATCTGGAAGCAGCTGTTCGTCCCTGAAGAAGACCCTACTCCTCGCGTCATTGGGCAG CTTAAATCTGACTATGATAGAGGGGAGTTCTCTATCAAGTATATCCTGGCAGGTGAGGGAGCTGGGAATGTGTTTGAGATCGACGAGTTCTCCGGGGAGATCCGGACACTGCAGAGGCTGGATCGTGAGGAGAAGGCCTTCTATGTCCTCCAGGCACAAGCTATCAACAGGAGGACTGAGGAACCTGTTGAGCCCCAGTCAGAGTTCATCATCAAGGTCCAAGACATCAACGACAATGTCCCGCAGTTTCAGAACGAGCCCTACGTGTCCAGCATCCCTGAGATGTGCCCTGTTG GAACCACTGTTGCCCAGGTGACAGCAACAGATGCAGATGATCCCCTGTTCGGAAACAACGCCAAACTCATCTACTCCATTCTACAGGGGGAGCCTTACTTCTCTGTGGAGCCTAAGACAG GCATCATCGTGACCTCATGGGCCAACATGGACCGGGAGGCCAGAGAGCTCTACCTAGTGGTGGTGCAGGTAAAAGACATGCTGGGGCTCAGTGGGGgatactcctcctccaccactgttACCGTCAGCCTGACCGATGTCAATGACAACGGACCCACCTTCCAGCACA ACCAGTACACGTTCTCCGTGCCCGAGTCAGCGATGGTGGGCACCACGGTGGGGAGGATCATGGCGGAGGATGGAGACATGGGGGTCAACGCCAGGATGAACTACAGCCTGGAGGACCTGGAAGAGAGCGCAACCTTCAGGATCCAGACAGACCCCGTCACACAGGAGGGGGTTGTTTTGCTGGCCAAG CCCCTGGACTACGAGACCAAGCGACGTTTTGTGATGGCTGCTGAGGCAATCAACAACATTGTGGACACGCGTTTTCTAAGCTACAACGAATTCCAGGACCGGACCACACTGAAGATCGTGGTTGAGGATGTGGATGAGCCTCCCGTGTTCCTCACCCCCGTATATGAATGGAAGGTTGTGGAGAACGTGGTGGTGGGGACAGTGGTTGGCTCTGTGACCGCCAGGGACAATGATGCTGTCAACAACCCTATCAG ATATTCGATTGACAAAAGCGATATCAGGAAAGTTTTCAAAATAGACCCCAACAATGGAACTGTCACTGTGGCGAAACCTTTGGACCGCGAGTCAGCAGCCTGGCATAATATGACTATCACAGCCAAGGAAACAA AGCAAAACCATTTATCCTCCTGGGTGGCTGTGTTCATCAAAGTGTTGGACACAAACGACAATGCGCCACGGCTGGCCAGAGAATACCAGCCATATATCTGTGAGGGGACTCAAGCTGGCGAG CTCATCCAGCTGCTCAGCGCTGTGGATCCTGACGAGCCGTCCGAGGGACATCACTTCTACTTCTCTATGGTCCCAGATAAGCACATCAACCCCAACTTCACCATCAGAGACAACCAAG aCAACACAGCCAGTATCCTGGCTCGTCGCAGCTCATTTACCCGTAGGGATCGTGTCCAGTACGAGCTGCCTGTGGTGGTGGCAGACAGtggctcccctgctctctccagcaccagCACCCTGACCATCATCGTGTGCAGCTGCCAGGCTGGGGGGCGCTGCCCctctggaggagtggaggcccTGGCGCTCTCCATGGGGGTCAGCCTCCAGACCACCCTGGGCCTGCTGGTCTGCCTGGCGACACTCACAG CTttgtctgtgctgctgctgggagTGAGGCGACACAGGCGCAAGCAGcagcaggccctggaggagggggaggaggagaagggcctGGAACTGACTGAAAAGGTGCTACGCTACGGagaaccaggaagaggaggcggaagaggaggaggaggggatatgGCGTCCTGCCAGCCcgtccccctccgcccccacccccgGCGCCGGGACCGGAGGCTCCGCAGGGAGGAGGTGGCCGCCAGCATCCGCATGTCTCTCCGCCACTCCCATCTGGTGGGGCCCGACGACGAGGTCTTCAGCCAGTTCATCCTGGACAGGCTGGAGGAAGCCGACCAAGACCCCTACGCCCCACCGTTTGACTGTCTGAGGACCTACGCCTTTGAGGGGACCGGCTCTGCCACAGGCTCCCTCAGCTCCCTGGAGTCGTACGGCTCCGAGGCTAGCGCTGAGCGGCACGCATGTCCCCGTGACCCCAGACCACACCTGGTCAGGCTCACCCCCTGGTTCGGGGCAGCTGAGGAGGAGACCACCTTCTGA
- the cdh19 gene encoding cadherin-7 isoform X2, with the protein MHQWTVRMSSPGALAIVIILSMITCWAWGEERASLGVEADHLSPGSGSGSTHRRLRRGWIWKQLFVPEEDPTPRVIGQLKSDYDRGEFSIKYILAGEGAGNVFEIDEFSGEIRTLQRLDREEKAFYVLQAQAINRRTEEPVEPQSEFIIKVQDINDNVPQFQNEPYVSSIPEMCPVGTTVAQVTATDADDPLFGNNAKLIYSILQGEPYFSVEPKTGIIVTSWANMDREARELYLVVVQVKDMLGLSGGYSSSTTVTVSLTDVNDNGPTFQHNQYTFSVPESAMVGTTVGRIMAEDGDMGVNARMNYSLEDLEESATFRIQTDPVTQEGVVLLAKPLDYETKRRFVMAAEAINNIVDTRFLSYNEFQDRTTLKIVVEDVDEPPVFLTPVYEWKVVENVVVGTVVGSVTARDNDAVNNPIRYSIDKSDIRKVFKIDPNNGTVTVAKPLDRESAAWHNMTITAKETKQNHLSSWVAVFIKVLDTNDNAPRLAREYQPYICEGTQAGELIQLLSAVDPDEPSEGHHFYFSMVPDKHINPNFTIRDNQDNTASILARRSSFTRRDRVQYELPVVVADSGSPALSSTSTLTIIVCSCQAGGRCPSGGVEALALSMGVSLQTTLGLLVCLATLTDLLC; encoded by the exons ATGCACCAATGGACCGTGAGAATGAGCAGCCCTGGAGCGCTGGCCATAGTTATTATACTGTCCATGATAACCTGCTGGgcgtggggtgaggagagagcctCGCTGGGTGTGGAAGCCGACCATCTCTCTCCAGGCTCTGGCTCAGGCTCCACGCATCGCCGCCTCCGACGAGGCTGGATCTGGAAGCAGCTGTTCGTCCCTGAAGAAGACCCTACTCCTCGCGTCATTGGGCAG CTTAAATCTGACTATGATAGAGGGGAGTTCTCTATCAAGTATATCCTGGCAGGTGAGGGAGCTGGGAATGTGTTTGAGATCGACGAGTTCTCCGGGGAGATCCGGACACTGCAGAGGCTGGATCGTGAGGAGAAGGCCTTCTATGTCCTCCAGGCACAAGCTATCAACAGGAGGACTGAGGAACCTGTTGAGCCCCAGTCAGAGTTCATCATCAAGGTCCAAGACATCAACGACAATGTCCCGCAGTTTCAGAACGAGCCCTACGTGTCCAGCATCCCTGAGATGTGCCCTGTTG GAACCACTGTTGCCCAGGTGACAGCAACAGATGCAGATGATCCCCTGTTCGGAAACAACGCCAAACTCATCTACTCCATTCTACAGGGGGAGCCTTACTTCTCTGTGGAGCCTAAGACAG GCATCATCGTGACCTCATGGGCCAACATGGACCGGGAGGCCAGAGAGCTCTACCTAGTGGTGGTGCAGGTAAAAGACATGCTGGGGCTCAGTGGGGgatactcctcctccaccactgttACCGTCAGCCTGACCGATGTCAATGACAACGGACCCACCTTCCAGCACA ACCAGTACACGTTCTCCGTGCCCGAGTCAGCGATGGTGGGCACCACGGTGGGGAGGATCATGGCGGAGGATGGAGACATGGGGGTCAACGCCAGGATGAACTACAGCCTGGAGGACCTGGAAGAGAGCGCAACCTTCAGGATCCAGACAGACCCCGTCACACAGGAGGGGGTTGTTTTGCTGGCCAAG CCCCTGGACTACGAGACCAAGCGACGTTTTGTGATGGCTGCTGAGGCAATCAACAACATTGTGGACACGCGTTTTCTAAGCTACAACGAATTCCAGGACCGGACCACACTGAAGATCGTGGTTGAGGATGTGGATGAGCCTCCCGTGTTCCTCACCCCCGTATATGAATGGAAGGTTGTGGAGAACGTGGTGGTGGGGACAGTGGTTGGCTCTGTGACCGCCAGGGACAATGATGCTGTCAACAACCCTATCAG ATATTCGATTGACAAAAGCGATATCAGGAAAGTTTTCAAAATAGACCCCAACAATGGAACTGTCACTGTGGCGAAACCTTTGGACCGCGAGTCAGCAGCCTGGCATAATATGACTATCACAGCCAAGGAAACAA AGCAAAACCATTTATCCTCCTGGGTGGCTGTGTTCATCAAAGTGTTGGACACAAACGACAATGCGCCACGGCTGGCCAGAGAATACCAGCCATATATCTGTGAGGGGACTCAAGCTGGCGAG CTCATCCAGCTGCTCAGCGCTGTGGATCCTGACGAGCCGTCCGAGGGACATCACTTCTACTTCTCTATGGTCCCAGATAAGCACATCAACCCCAACTTCACCATCAGAGACAACCAAG aCAACACAGCCAGTATCCTGGCTCGTCGCAGCTCATTTACCCGTAGGGATCGTGTCCAGTACGAGCTGCCTGTGGTGGTGGCAGACAGtggctcccctgctctctccagcaccagCACCCTGACCATCATCGTGTGCAGCTGCCAGGCTGGGGGGCGCTGCCCctctggaggagtggaggcccTGGCGCTCTCCATGGGGGTCAGCCTCCAGACCACCCTGGGCCTGCTGGTCTGCCTGGCGACACTCACAG ATCTGTTGTGTTAG